In Phyllostomus discolor isolate MPI-MPIP mPhyDis1 chromosome 2, mPhyDis1.pri.v3, whole genome shotgun sequence, the following are encoded in one genomic region:
- the DVL3 gene encoding segment polarity protein dishevelled homolog DVL-3 isoform X4, whose protein sequence is MGETKIIYHLDGQETPYLVKLPLPAERVTLADFKGVLQRPSYKFFFKSMDDDFGVVKEEISDDNAKLPCFNGRVVSWLVSAEGSHPEPAPFCADNPSELPPPMERTGGIGDSRPPSFHPHAGGGSQENLDNDTETDSLVSAQRERPRRRDGPEHTRLNGTAKGERRREPGGYDSSSTLMSSELETTSFFDSEEDDSTSRFSSSTEQSSASRLMRRHKRRRRKQKVSRIERSSSFSSITDSTMSLNIITVTLNMEKYNFLGISIVGQSNERGDGGIYIGSIMKGGAVAADGRIEPGDMLLQVNEINFENMSNDDAVRVLREIVHKPGPITLTVAKCWDPSPRGCFTLPRSEPIRPIDPAAWVSHTAAMTGTFPAYGMSPSLSTITSTSSSITSSIPDTERLDDFHLSIHSDMAAIVKAMASPESGLEVRDRMWLKITIPNAFIGSDVVDWLYHNVEGFTDRREARKYASNLLKAGFIRHTVNKITFSEQCYYIFGDLCGNMANLSLHDHDGSSGASDQDTLAPLPHPGAAPWPMAFPYQYPPPPHPYNPHPGFPELGYSYGGGSASSQHSEGSRSSGSNRSGSDRRKEKDPKAGDSKSGGSGSESDHTTRSSLRGPRERAPSERSGPAASEHSHRSHHSLASSLRSHHTHPSYGPPGVPPLYGPPMLMMPPPPAAMGPPGAPPGRDLASVPPELTASRQSFRMAMGNPSEFFVDVM, encoded by the exons ATGGGCGAGACCAAGATCATCTACCACCTGGATGGGCAGGAGACGCCGTACCTGGTGAAGCTGCCCCTGCCCGCCGAACGCGTCACCTTGGCGGACTTTAAGGGCGTTCTGCAGCGACCCAGCTATAAGTTCTTCTTCAAGTCTATGGACGACGATTTCGG AGTGGTGAAGGAGGAGATCTCGGATGACAATGCCAAGCTGCCCTGCTTCAATGGCCGGGTGGTGTCCTGG CTGGTGTCAGCTGAGGGCTCACACCCAGAGCCAGCGCCCTTCTGTGCTGATAACCCATCCGAGCTGCCACCACCCATGGAGCGAACAGGAGGCATTGGGGACTCCCGGCCCCCCTCCTTCCA CCCTCATGCTGGAGGGGGAAGCCAGGAGAACCTGGACAATGACACAGAGACGGACTCCTTGGTGTCTGCCCAACGGGAACGGCCGCGCCGGAGGGATGGCCCAGAGCACA CCCGGCTAAATGGAACTGCAAAGGGGGAGAGGCGGCGAGAGCCAGGGGGTTATGACAGCTCGTCCACCCTCATGAGCAGCGAGTTGGAGACCACCAGTTTCTTTGATTCGGAGGAGGACGACTCCACCAGCAG GTTCAGCAGCTCTACAGAGCAGAGCAGCGCCTCGCGCCTGATGAGAAGACACAAGCGGCGACGGCGGAAGCAGAAGGTTTCCCGGATCGAGCGG TCCTCGTCCTTCAGCAGCATCACGGACTCCACCATGTCACTCAACATCATCACCGTGACTCTCAACATGG AAAAGTATAACTTCTTGGGCATCTCCATTGTGGGCCAAAGCAATGAGCGCGGTGATGGAGGGATCTACATTGGCTCTATCATGAAGGGCGGGGCCGTGGCTGCTGACGGACGCATCGAGCCAGGAGATATGCTGTTACAG GTAAACGAGATCAACTTTGAGAACATGAGTAATGATGACGCGGTCCGGGTACTGCGGGAGATTGTGCACAAACCGGG GCCCATCACCCTGActgtagccaagtgctgggaccCAAGTCCGCGTGGTTGCTTCACACTGCCCAGGA GCGAGCCCATCAGGCCCATTGACCCTGCGGCCTGGGTCTCCCACACTGCAGCCATGACTGGCACTTTCCCTGCCTACGGCATGAGCCCCTCCCTGAGCACCATCACCTCCACCAGCTCCTCCATCACCAGCTCCATCCCTGATACAGAGC GCCTAGACGACTTCCACCTGTCCATCCACAGTGACATGGCCGCCATCGTGAAAGCCATGGCCTCCCCTGAATCAGGCCTGGAGGTCCGAGACCGCATGTGGCTCAAGATCACTATCCCCAACGCGTTCATCG GCTCAGATGTGGTAGACTGGCTGTACCACAACGTGGAAGGCTTCACCGACCGGCGAGAGGCCCGCAAGTATGCCAGCAACCTGCTGAAAGCCGGCTTCATCCGCCACACTGTCAACAAGATCACCTTCTCTGAGCAGTGCTACTACATCTTCGGCGACCTTTGCGGCA ACATGGCCAACCTGTCCCTCCACGATCACGATGGCTCCAGCGGAGCCTCTGACCAGGACACACTGGCCCCTTTGCCGCACCCGGGGGCCGCCCCTTGGCCCATGGCTTTCCCTTACCAGTACCCACCACCCCCGCACCCCTACAACCCGCACCCAGGCTTCCCGGAGCTGGGGTACAGCTACGGCGGGGGCAGCGCCAGCAGTCAGCACAGTGAAG GCAGCCGGAGCAGTGGCTCCAACCGTAGCGGCAGCGACCGGAGGAAGGAGAAGGACCCGAAGGCCGGAGACTCGAAGTCAGGTGGCAGCGGCAGCGAGTCGGACCACACCACCCGGAGCAGCCTGCGGGGGCCACGCGAGCGGGCGCCCAGTGAGCGCTCAGGGCCCGCCGCCAGCGAGCACAGCCACCGCAGCCACCACTCGCTGGCCAGCAGCCTGCGCAGCCATCACACGCACCCGAGCTATGGCCCCCCTGGCGTGCCCCCTCTCTACGGCCCCCCCATGTTGATGATGCCCCCACCGCCCGCGGCCATGGGACCCCCGGGAGCCCCTCCAGGCCGTGACCTGGCCTCGGTGCCCCCCGAACTGACCGCCAGCAGACAGTCCTTCCGCATGGCCATGGGAAACCCCAGTGAGTTCTTTGTGGATGTGATGTGA
- the DVL3 gene encoding segment polarity protein dishevelled homolog DVL-3 isoform X2, with product MGETKIIYHLDGQETPYLVKLPLPAERVTLADFKGVLQRPSYKFFFKSMDDDFGVVKEEISDDNAKLPCFNGRVVSWLVSAEGSHPEPAPFCADNPSELPPPMERTGGIGDSRPPSFHPHAGGGSQENLDNDTETDSLVSAQRERPRRRDGPEHTRLNGTAKGERRREPGGYDSSSTLMSSELETTSFFDSEEDDSTSRFSSSTEQSSASRLMRRHKRRRRKQKVSRIERSSSFSSITDSTMSLNIITVTLNMEKYNFLGISIVGQSNERGDGGIYIGSIMKGGAVAADGRIEPGDMLLQVNEINFENMSNDDAVRVLREIVHKPGPITLTVAKCWDPSPRGCFTLPRSEPIRPIDPAAWVSHTAAMTGTFPAYGMSPSLSTITSTSSSITSSIPDTERLDDFHLSIHSDMAAIVKAMASPESGLEVRDRMWLKITIPNAFIGSDVVDWLYHNVEGFTDRREARKYASNLLKAGFIRHTVNKITFSEQCYYIFGDLCGNMANLSLHDHDGSSGASDQDTLAPLPHPGAAPWPMAFPYQYPPPPHPYNPHPGFPELGYSYGGGSASSQHSEGSRSSGSNRSGSDRRKEKDPKAGDSKSGGSGSESDHTTRSSLRGPRERAPSERSGPAASEHSHRSHHSLASSLRSHHTHPSYGPPGVPPLYGPPMLMMPPPPAAMGPPGAPPGRDLASVPPELTASRQSFRMAMGNPTKNFGLFDFL from the exons ATGGGCGAGACCAAGATCATCTACCACCTGGATGGGCAGGAGACGCCGTACCTGGTGAAGCTGCCCCTGCCCGCCGAACGCGTCACCTTGGCGGACTTTAAGGGCGTTCTGCAGCGACCCAGCTATAAGTTCTTCTTCAAGTCTATGGACGACGATTTCGG AGTGGTGAAGGAGGAGATCTCGGATGACAATGCCAAGCTGCCCTGCTTCAATGGCCGGGTGGTGTCCTGG CTGGTGTCAGCTGAGGGCTCACACCCAGAGCCAGCGCCCTTCTGTGCTGATAACCCATCCGAGCTGCCACCACCCATGGAGCGAACAGGAGGCATTGGGGACTCCCGGCCCCCCTCCTTCCA CCCTCATGCTGGAGGGGGAAGCCAGGAGAACCTGGACAATGACACAGAGACGGACTCCTTGGTGTCTGCCCAACGGGAACGGCCGCGCCGGAGGGATGGCCCAGAGCACA CCCGGCTAAATGGAACTGCAAAGGGGGAGAGGCGGCGAGAGCCAGGGGGTTATGACAGCTCGTCCACCCTCATGAGCAGCGAGTTGGAGACCACCAGTTTCTTTGATTCGGAGGAGGACGACTCCACCAGCAG GTTCAGCAGCTCTACAGAGCAGAGCAGCGCCTCGCGCCTGATGAGAAGACACAAGCGGCGACGGCGGAAGCAGAAGGTTTCCCGGATCGAGCGG TCCTCGTCCTTCAGCAGCATCACGGACTCCACCATGTCACTCAACATCATCACCGTGACTCTCAACATGG AAAAGTATAACTTCTTGGGCATCTCCATTGTGGGCCAAAGCAATGAGCGCGGTGATGGAGGGATCTACATTGGCTCTATCATGAAGGGCGGGGCCGTGGCTGCTGACGGACGCATCGAGCCAGGAGATATGCTGTTACAG GTAAACGAGATCAACTTTGAGAACATGAGTAATGATGACGCGGTCCGGGTACTGCGGGAGATTGTGCACAAACCGGG GCCCATCACCCTGActgtagccaagtgctgggaccCAAGTCCGCGTGGTTGCTTCACACTGCCCAGGA GCGAGCCCATCAGGCCCATTGACCCTGCGGCCTGGGTCTCCCACACTGCAGCCATGACTGGCACTTTCCCTGCCTACGGCATGAGCCCCTCCCTGAGCACCATCACCTCCACCAGCTCCTCCATCACCAGCTCCATCCCTGATACAGAGC GCCTAGACGACTTCCACCTGTCCATCCACAGTGACATGGCCGCCATCGTGAAAGCCATGGCCTCCCCTGAATCAGGCCTGGAGGTCCGAGACCGCATGTGGCTCAAGATCACTATCCCCAACGCGTTCATCG GCTCAGATGTGGTAGACTGGCTGTACCACAACGTGGAAGGCTTCACCGACCGGCGAGAGGCCCGCAAGTATGCCAGCAACCTGCTGAAAGCCGGCTTCATCCGCCACACTGTCAACAAGATCACCTTCTCTGAGCAGTGCTACTACATCTTCGGCGACCTTTGCGGCA ACATGGCCAACCTGTCCCTCCACGATCACGATGGCTCCAGCGGAGCCTCTGACCAGGACACACTGGCCCCTTTGCCGCACCCGGGGGCCGCCCCTTGGCCCATGGCTTTCCCTTACCAGTACCCACCACCCCCGCACCCCTACAACCCGCACCCAGGCTTCCCGGAGCTGGGGTACAGCTACGGCGGGGGCAGCGCCAGCAGTCAGCACAGTGAAG GCAGCCGGAGCAGTGGCTCCAACCGTAGCGGCAGCGACCGGAGGAAGGAGAAGGACCCGAAGGCCGGAGACTCGAAGTCAGGTGGCAGCGGCAGCGAGTCGGACCACACCACCCGGAGCAGCCTGCGGGGGCCACGCGAGCGGGCGCCCAGTGAGCGCTCAGGGCCCGCCGCCAGCGAGCACAGCCACCGCAGCCACCACTCGCTGGCCAGCAGCCTGCGCAGCCATCACACGCACCCGAGCTATGGCCCCCCTGGCGTGCCCCCTCTCTACGGCCCCCCCATGTTGATGATGCCCCCACCGCCCGCGGCCATGGGACCCCCGGGAGCCCCTCCAGGCCGTGACCTGGCCTCGGTGCCCCCCGAACTGACCGCCAGCAGACAGTCCTTCCGCATGGCCATGGGAAACCCCA CCAAGAATTTCGGGCTGTTTGACTTTCTGTGA
- the DVL3 gene encoding segment polarity protein dishevelled homolog DVL-3 isoform X3: MGETKIIYHLDGQETPYLVKLPLPAERVTLADFKGVLQRPSYKFFFKSMDDDFGVVKEEISDDNAKLPCFNGRVVSWLVSAEGSHPEPAPFCADNPSELPPPMERTGGIGDSRPPSFHPHAGGGSQENLDNDTETDSLVSAQRERPRRRDGPEHTARLNGTAKGERRREPGGYDSSSTLMSSELETTSFFDSEEDDSTSRFSSSTEQSSASRLMRRHKRRRRKQKVSRIERSSSFSSITDSTMSLNIITVTLNMEKYNFLGISIVGQSNERGDGGIYIGSIMKGGAVAADGRIEPGDMLLQVNEINFENMSNDDAVRVLREIVHKPGPITLTVAKCWDPSPRGCFTLPRSEPIRPIDPAAWVSHTAAMTGTFPAYGMSPSLSTITSTSSSITSSIPDTERLDDFHLSIHSDMAAIVKAMASPESGLEVRDRMWLKITIPNAFIGSDVVDWLYHNVEGFTDRREARKYASNLLKAGFIRHTVNKITFSEQCYYIFGDLCGNMANLSLHDHDGSSGASDQDTLAPLPHPGAAPWPMAFPYQYPPPPHPYNPHPGFPELGYSYGGGSASSQHSEGSRSSGSNRSGSDRRKEKDPKAGDSKSGGSGSESDHTTRSSLRGPRERAPSERSGPAASEHSHRSHHSLASSLRSHHTHPSYGPPGVPPLYGPPMLMMPPPPAAMGPPGAPPGRDLASVPPELTASRQSFRMAMGNPSEFFVDVM; the protein is encoded by the exons ATGGGCGAGACCAAGATCATCTACCACCTGGATGGGCAGGAGACGCCGTACCTGGTGAAGCTGCCCCTGCCCGCCGAACGCGTCACCTTGGCGGACTTTAAGGGCGTTCTGCAGCGACCCAGCTATAAGTTCTTCTTCAAGTCTATGGACGACGATTTCGG AGTGGTGAAGGAGGAGATCTCGGATGACAATGCCAAGCTGCCCTGCTTCAATGGCCGGGTGGTGTCCTGG CTGGTGTCAGCTGAGGGCTCACACCCAGAGCCAGCGCCCTTCTGTGCTGATAACCCATCCGAGCTGCCACCACCCATGGAGCGAACAGGAGGCATTGGGGACTCCCGGCCCCCCTCCTTCCA CCCTCATGCTGGAGGGGGAAGCCAGGAGAACCTGGACAATGACACAGAGACGGACTCCTTGGTGTCTGCCCAACGGGAACGGCCGCGCCGGAGGGATGGCCCAGAGCACA CAGCCCGGCTAAATGGAACTGCAAAGGGGGAGAGGCGGCGAGAGCCAGGGGGTTATGACAGCTCGTCCACCCTCATGAGCAGCGAGTTGGAGACCACCAGTTTCTTTGATTCGGAGGAGGACGACTCCACCAGCAG GTTCAGCAGCTCTACAGAGCAGAGCAGCGCCTCGCGCCTGATGAGAAGACACAAGCGGCGACGGCGGAAGCAGAAGGTTTCCCGGATCGAGCGG TCCTCGTCCTTCAGCAGCATCACGGACTCCACCATGTCACTCAACATCATCACCGTGACTCTCAACATGG AAAAGTATAACTTCTTGGGCATCTCCATTGTGGGCCAAAGCAATGAGCGCGGTGATGGAGGGATCTACATTGGCTCTATCATGAAGGGCGGGGCCGTGGCTGCTGACGGACGCATCGAGCCAGGAGATATGCTGTTACAG GTAAACGAGATCAACTTTGAGAACATGAGTAATGATGACGCGGTCCGGGTACTGCGGGAGATTGTGCACAAACCGGG GCCCATCACCCTGActgtagccaagtgctgggaccCAAGTCCGCGTGGTTGCTTCACACTGCCCAGGA GCGAGCCCATCAGGCCCATTGACCCTGCGGCCTGGGTCTCCCACACTGCAGCCATGACTGGCACTTTCCCTGCCTACGGCATGAGCCCCTCCCTGAGCACCATCACCTCCACCAGCTCCTCCATCACCAGCTCCATCCCTGATACAGAGC GCCTAGACGACTTCCACCTGTCCATCCACAGTGACATGGCCGCCATCGTGAAAGCCATGGCCTCCCCTGAATCAGGCCTGGAGGTCCGAGACCGCATGTGGCTCAAGATCACTATCCCCAACGCGTTCATCG GCTCAGATGTGGTAGACTGGCTGTACCACAACGTGGAAGGCTTCACCGACCGGCGAGAGGCCCGCAAGTATGCCAGCAACCTGCTGAAAGCCGGCTTCATCCGCCACACTGTCAACAAGATCACCTTCTCTGAGCAGTGCTACTACATCTTCGGCGACCTTTGCGGCA ACATGGCCAACCTGTCCCTCCACGATCACGATGGCTCCAGCGGAGCCTCTGACCAGGACACACTGGCCCCTTTGCCGCACCCGGGGGCCGCCCCTTGGCCCATGGCTTTCCCTTACCAGTACCCACCACCCCCGCACCCCTACAACCCGCACCCAGGCTTCCCGGAGCTGGGGTACAGCTACGGCGGGGGCAGCGCCAGCAGTCAGCACAGTGAAG GCAGCCGGAGCAGTGGCTCCAACCGTAGCGGCAGCGACCGGAGGAAGGAGAAGGACCCGAAGGCCGGAGACTCGAAGTCAGGTGGCAGCGGCAGCGAGTCGGACCACACCACCCGGAGCAGCCTGCGGGGGCCACGCGAGCGGGCGCCCAGTGAGCGCTCAGGGCCCGCCGCCAGCGAGCACAGCCACCGCAGCCACCACTCGCTGGCCAGCAGCCTGCGCAGCCATCACACGCACCCGAGCTATGGCCCCCCTGGCGTGCCCCCTCTCTACGGCCCCCCCATGTTGATGATGCCCCCACCGCCCGCGGCCATGGGACCCCCGGGAGCCCCTCCAGGCCGTGACCTGGCCTCGGTGCCCCCCGAACTGACCGCCAGCAGACAGTCCTTCCGCATGGCCATGGGAAACCCCAGTGAGTTCTTTGTGGATGTGATGTGA
- the DVL3 gene encoding segment polarity protein dishevelled homolog DVL-3 isoform X1: MGETKIIYHLDGQETPYLVKLPLPAERVTLADFKGVLQRPSYKFFFKSMDDDFGVVKEEISDDNAKLPCFNGRVVSWLVSAEGSHPEPAPFCADNPSELPPPMERTGGIGDSRPPSFHPHAGGGSQENLDNDTETDSLVSAQRERPRRRDGPEHTARLNGTAKGERRREPGGYDSSSTLMSSELETTSFFDSEEDDSTSRFSSSTEQSSASRLMRRHKRRRRKQKVSRIERSSSFSSITDSTMSLNIITVTLNMEKYNFLGISIVGQSNERGDGGIYIGSIMKGGAVAADGRIEPGDMLLQVNEINFENMSNDDAVRVLREIVHKPGPITLTVAKCWDPSPRGCFTLPRSEPIRPIDPAAWVSHTAAMTGTFPAYGMSPSLSTITSTSSSITSSIPDTERLDDFHLSIHSDMAAIVKAMASPESGLEVRDRMWLKITIPNAFIGSDVVDWLYHNVEGFTDRREARKYASNLLKAGFIRHTVNKITFSEQCYYIFGDLCGNMANLSLHDHDGSSGASDQDTLAPLPHPGAAPWPMAFPYQYPPPPHPYNPHPGFPELGYSYGGGSASSQHSEGSRSSGSNRSGSDRRKEKDPKAGDSKSGGSGSESDHTTRSSLRGPRERAPSERSGPAASEHSHRSHHSLASSLRSHHTHPSYGPPGVPPLYGPPMLMMPPPPAAMGPPGAPPGRDLASVPPELTASRQSFRMAMGNPTKNFGLFDFL; the protein is encoded by the exons ATGGGCGAGACCAAGATCATCTACCACCTGGATGGGCAGGAGACGCCGTACCTGGTGAAGCTGCCCCTGCCCGCCGAACGCGTCACCTTGGCGGACTTTAAGGGCGTTCTGCAGCGACCCAGCTATAAGTTCTTCTTCAAGTCTATGGACGACGATTTCGG AGTGGTGAAGGAGGAGATCTCGGATGACAATGCCAAGCTGCCCTGCTTCAATGGCCGGGTGGTGTCCTGG CTGGTGTCAGCTGAGGGCTCACACCCAGAGCCAGCGCCCTTCTGTGCTGATAACCCATCCGAGCTGCCACCACCCATGGAGCGAACAGGAGGCATTGGGGACTCCCGGCCCCCCTCCTTCCA CCCTCATGCTGGAGGGGGAAGCCAGGAGAACCTGGACAATGACACAGAGACGGACTCCTTGGTGTCTGCCCAACGGGAACGGCCGCGCCGGAGGGATGGCCCAGAGCACA CAGCCCGGCTAAATGGAACTGCAAAGGGGGAGAGGCGGCGAGAGCCAGGGGGTTATGACAGCTCGTCCACCCTCATGAGCAGCGAGTTGGAGACCACCAGTTTCTTTGATTCGGAGGAGGACGACTCCACCAGCAG GTTCAGCAGCTCTACAGAGCAGAGCAGCGCCTCGCGCCTGATGAGAAGACACAAGCGGCGACGGCGGAAGCAGAAGGTTTCCCGGATCGAGCGG TCCTCGTCCTTCAGCAGCATCACGGACTCCACCATGTCACTCAACATCATCACCGTGACTCTCAACATGG AAAAGTATAACTTCTTGGGCATCTCCATTGTGGGCCAAAGCAATGAGCGCGGTGATGGAGGGATCTACATTGGCTCTATCATGAAGGGCGGGGCCGTGGCTGCTGACGGACGCATCGAGCCAGGAGATATGCTGTTACAG GTAAACGAGATCAACTTTGAGAACATGAGTAATGATGACGCGGTCCGGGTACTGCGGGAGATTGTGCACAAACCGGG GCCCATCACCCTGActgtagccaagtgctgggaccCAAGTCCGCGTGGTTGCTTCACACTGCCCAGGA GCGAGCCCATCAGGCCCATTGACCCTGCGGCCTGGGTCTCCCACACTGCAGCCATGACTGGCACTTTCCCTGCCTACGGCATGAGCCCCTCCCTGAGCACCATCACCTCCACCAGCTCCTCCATCACCAGCTCCATCCCTGATACAGAGC GCCTAGACGACTTCCACCTGTCCATCCACAGTGACATGGCCGCCATCGTGAAAGCCATGGCCTCCCCTGAATCAGGCCTGGAGGTCCGAGACCGCATGTGGCTCAAGATCACTATCCCCAACGCGTTCATCG GCTCAGATGTGGTAGACTGGCTGTACCACAACGTGGAAGGCTTCACCGACCGGCGAGAGGCCCGCAAGTATGCCAGCAACCTGCTGAAAGCCGGCTTCATCCGCCACACTGTCAACAAGATCACCTTCTCTGAGCAGTGCTACTACATCTTCGGCGACCTTTGCGGCA ACATGGCCAACCTGTCCCTCCACGATCACGATGGCTCCAGCGGAGCCTCTGACCAGGACACACTGGCCCCTTTGCCGCACCCGGGGGCCGCCCCTTGGCCCATGGCTTTCCCTTACCAGTACCCACCACCCCCGCACCCCTACAACCCGCACCCAGGCTTCCCGGAGCTGGGGTACAGCTACGGCGGGGGCAGCGCCAGCAGTCAGCACAGTGAAG GCAGCCGGAGCAGTGGCTCCAACCGTAGCGGCAGCGACCGGAGGAAGGAGAAGGACCCGAAGGCCGGAGACTCGAAGTCAGGTGGCAGCGGCAGCGAGTCGGACCACACCACCCGGAGCAGCCTGCGGGGGCCACGCGAGCGGGCGCCCAGTGAGCGCTCAGGGCCCGCCGCCAGCGAGCACAGCCACCGCAGCCACCACTCGCTGGCCAGCAGCCTGCGCAGCCATCACACGCACCCGAGCTATGGCCCCCCTGGCGTGCCCCCTCTCTACGGCCCCCCCATGTTGATGATGCCCCCACCGCCCGCGGCCATGGGACCCCCGGGAGCCCCTCCAGGCCGTGACCTGGCCTCGGTGCCCCCCGAACTGACCGCCAGCAGACAGTCCTTCCGCATGGCCATGGGAAACCCCA CCAAGAATTTCGGGCTGTTTGACTTTCTGTGA
- the AP2M1 gene encoding AP-2 complex subunit mu, with amino-acid sequence MIGGLFIYNHKGEVLISRVYRDDIGRNAVDAFRVNVIHARQQVRSPVTNIARTSFFHVKRSNIWLAAVTKQNVNAAMVFEFLYKMCDVMAAYFGKISEENIKNNFVLIYELLDEILDFGYPQNSETGALKTFITQQGIKSQHQTKEEQSQITSQVTGQIGWRREGIKYRRNELFLDVLESVNLLMSPQGQVLSAHVSGRVVMKSYLSGMPECKFGMNDKIVIEKQGKGTADETSKSGKQSIAIDDCTFHQCVRLSKFDSERSISFIPPDGEFELMRYRTTKDIILPFRVIPLVREVGRTKLEVKVVIKSNFKPSLLAQKIEVRIPTPLNTSGVQVICMKGKAKYKASENAIVWKIKRMAGMKESQISAEIELLPTNDKKKWARPPISMNFEVPFAPSGLKVRYLKVFEPKLNYSDHDVIKWVRYIGRSGIYETRC; translated from the exons ATGATTGGAGGCTTATTCATCTATAATCACAAGGGGGAGGTGCTCATCTCCCGGGTCTACCGAGATGACATCGG GAGGAATGCAGTGGACGCCTTTCGGGTCAATGTTATCCACGCCCGGCAGCAGGTGCGCAGCCCCGTCACCAACATTGCTCGCACCAGTTTCTTCCATGTTAAGCGGTCCAACATCTGGCTGGCAGCTGTCACCAAGCAGAATGTCAATGCTGCCATGGTCTTTGAATTCCTCTATAAGATGTGTGACGTAATGGCTGCCTACTTTGGCAAGATCAGCGAGGAGAACATCAAGAACAATTTTGTGCTCATATATGAGCTGCTGGATG AGATCCTGGACTTTGGCTATCCACAGAACTCAGAGACAGGCGCGCTGAAAACCTTCATTACTCAGCAGGGCATCAAGAGCCAG CATCAG ACAAAAGAAGAGCAATCCCAGATCACCAGCCAGGTGACTGGGCAAATTGGTTGGCGGCGGGAGGGCATCAAGTATCGTCGGAACGAGCTCTTCCTGGATGTGCTGGAGAGTGTGAACCTCCTCATGTCCCCACAGG GGCAGGTGCTGAGCGCCCATGTGTCAGGCCGGGTGGTAATGAAGAGCTACCTGAGTGGCATGCCTGAGTGCAAGTTTGGGATGAATGACAAGATTGTCATTGAGAAGCAGGGCAAAGGCACAGCTGATGAAACAAGCAAGAG CGGGAAGCAATCAATCGCCATTGATGACTGCACCTTCCACCAGTGTGTGCGACTCAGCAAGTTTGACTCTGAACGCAGTATCAGCTTCATCCCACCAGATGGGGAGTTTGAGCTCATGAG GTATCGCACCACCAAGGACATCATCCTTCCTTTCCGGGTGATCCCACTAGTGCGGGAAGTGGGGCGTACCAAGCTTGAGGTCAAGGTGGTCATTAAGTCCAACTTCAAGCCCTCACTACTGGCACAGAAGATTGAG GTGAGGATCCCAACCCCATTGAACACAAGCGGGGTGCAGGTGATCTGCATGAAGGGGAAGGCCAAATACAAGGCCAGTGAGAACGCCATCGTGTGGAA GATCAAGCGCATGGCAGGCATGAAGGAATCACAGATCAGCGCAGAGATTGAGCTTCTGCCCACCAATGACAAGAAGAAGTGGGCTCGACCCCCCATTTCCATGAACTTTGAG GTGCCATTCGCACCCTCTGGCCTCAAGGTGCGCTACTTGAAGGTGTTTGAACCGAAGCTGAACTACAGCGACCATGATGTCATCAAATGGGTGCGCTACATCGGCCGCAGCGGCATTTATGAGACCCGCTGCTAG